Below is a genomic region from Treponema sp. OMZ 798.
TTTAGGCAGGAGGGAGGCTATCTTTTTTATTTCGTCTTCAGATACCAGGGCCGGGGCCAAGACTGTTCTGTATTCTGTTTCAATTTTTTCGCTGTGTGATTTTAAAATATCAATAGTTGCTAAGAGTAAGTCCTTTGCTTTTCCGGCAGTTTCTCTCGTTTTTGAGGCTAAAAGCTCTCCGTATCTTTCGGGCGAGGTTTTTACATCTAGGGCTATCATGTCGGGTTTAAGATTTTGGGAGCTCAAAATCTCTTCCAGCCGTTCCGGAAAAAGACCGTTTGTATCTATTTTAACTTCAAGATTTAAGGCTTTAGCTTTTTCAATTAGCTCAACCAAGGCCGGGGACATAAGAGGTTCTCCTCCTGATATTACAAGGCCTGAGATAAGTTTTTTTCTTTTTTCCAAAAAGCCGTAAATTTCCGAGAGTTCATAATAATAGTTTTGACTTTCAGGAGTTCCGCTAAAGGAAGAAGGAGAGGCTAGGGCTAACTCGGCATTATGGCAGTAAGGGCAGCGCATATTACAGCCGGGCAAAAAAACCGCCGCAGCGACGCGGCGGGGAAAATTAACTAAGCTGGTTTTTTGTAAACCTGCAAGCATTAGGCTATTTGTTCTTTTTTTTCTGAAAAATTGTTAGAAACTGAAAAGTCTAAGGAACCGCTGATGGGCGGGCAATCGCAGTTACAATCGGACAGAGTTTTTTCAATCCTTTCGTTTTCGGACGAGAACATAATTCTGTGATTATATTCTTCTCGTTTTCCCTTGTTCCAGTTTCGGACTGATCGGTAATAGCCTACGATTCTGGCATAAACTTCAGTTCCTGTACCGTGAACGTTTTCAAGTTCCTTTTTTACATTTTCAATTTCTGCATTGATTTCTTCAATGTTCCGCATTTTTGTTTCCTCCCGGTTTTCGGAATAAACCCTTATTTAGCGTTCTATCCCTTATATCGGCTATTCTAACACTATATGTAGTGTTTGTCAAGCAAAAACTTAAAAAAATTAGAGAATTTTTACAATTTTTTGTCTTGATGTGAGTAAAGATGTAAAATTCCGTCGAATAAATATTTATACTGTATTGACAAAAATTAAAATTTATGTATACTATCTAGCTAGATAACTCATTATATCCTTTGCGGATAAGTCAATTACCGAAAATAAACCGCAAAGGGCTCAAAGAACGCAAAGGTTAATTTAATAGGTAAATGATATGACGATTGTTTACTTAAAAAATGACTTTTGTCACTGGTAAAGTGACCGTAAAATATGTAAACTTACAAAAATGTAAGGCAAAAAATTAAAATGTAAGCTCCCGTAAATGCTCGTTTTAATTTTTATAAATATAATTATGTAGAACTTGTAATGGAGGTTTGTATGAATATTGTACAAGTTAAAAACTTAAAAAAGACTTATCCGTTGGGAAAAGTTTTGGTTGAAGCCGTAAAAGGCGTAGATTTTGCTATTGAGCAAGGAGAATTCGTTTCTATATCAGGGCCTTCCGGTTCGGGGAAATCTACTATTCTCAATATGATAGGTTTGATAGATACACCCTCAGGCGGAGAGCTTATCATAAACAATGAAAGTATTTATAAGGAATCGGATTTTGCTTCTCTTTTAAAAAAACAAAATAAAAAAGTTAAGGTTCCTAACAAATTGGATAAAAAGATGACGGTGCTCCGGCACGAGTATTTGGGTTTTATCTTTCAATCATTTAACCTTGTACCTGTTTTAAACGTATACGAAAATATAGAGTTCCCGCTTTTATTTGGAAGAGCAAAAGAGAGTAAAGCAAAACAAAAAGAGTGGATTAACTATTTGGTAGAAAAGGTAGGGCTTACGGAATGGAAGCACCATAAATCCAACGAACTTTCAGGCGGTCAAAGACAGAGGGTTGCAATCGCAAGGGCCTTGGCTACAAAACCTCAAATAGTTTTGGCAGATGAACCTACAGCGAACCTTGACTCAAAAACGGGTATCCAAATATTGGAGCTTATGAAAGAGGTAAACCGAGAACTTAAAACAACCTTTATCTTTTCGACTCATGATTCAAAGATTGTAGATATGACAAACCACCGCATTAAGATTTTGGACGGTCAAATCCTCGAAGATGTAAAAGCTTCGGCTTAAACTTAGGAAAGTATTATGAATAAGACGATTTTTAAAATGGCGGTAAAAAATCTTTTTGCAAATAAGGCAAAGATGATTATTACCTTATCGCTTATAGGAATAGGAACCTTTTTGGTTATCCTAGGTTTCGGTATCCTAAATTTTTCATTGCAGCAAACTCAGGATGTATGTATAAGCGATTTTTCAGGCGATGTTTTAATTACCGGTAAGCCTGAAAAAGACACTATAATGGTACAGCTTTTGGGAGTTTTTCAGACAGTCAGTGTCAGCATGGATAGGCCTAAGGTGCCTTATCTAACCCCCTTTGAAAAGGTTAGGTCTAAGGTTGAAAGCCTTCCTGAAGTAAGAGGTCTTACTAATTCCGTTTTTGCAAGCGGAATGCTTAAACCCGTTGATCTTCCTGATTCATGGGAGCCTGAGGACAAGAATAGGAGCTCTTTTCCGTATTTACAGATTCTGGGTATTGAGCCTGAAAGCTATAAAAATCTTTTCGATACGATTAAAATTTATGAAGGCGAATTCCCCAAATCTTCAAACGGAAAATTTGCCATGCTTCCCCGCGATAGAAAAGAGAGATTTGAAGATTACTATGGCAGAACTTTAAAACTCGGAGACGAAATATTGATTTCTTCCTTTGCAGGAAAAGCAAGGCAGCAAAAAGTCATAATCACCGGCTTTTTCGATTATGCTCATCCCGATACGGCGATAGACGGAATAGCTTACTTTGATGTAGACACAACCCGCATTCTTGCAGATATGACACTGGGAGCGAGGACTGCAGCGGCAATTCCCGATTCTGTCGATCTAAGCCTTTCAGAAAAATCGGAAGATGAGCTTTTTTCGGATGATTTCGATTCGGATATTATAGACACCGCTGCGAGCTCAAACACAAAGATTGATTATGAAAATCTTTTGGGAAGTACCGAACTGCGCGATCAGCTCAACCTTGCCGATAATGAGGCTTGGCATCACATAGTAATAAAGCTTAAGGATTCTTCAAAAACTCAAAGTGTAATTAAAACATTAAACGACTGGTTTAAGGAAGAAGGAATAAATGCTCAGGCCTTGGACTGGAAACTCGGAATGGCGATGTATTACGGAGCAATAGAAGGCACAAGAACTCTTTTTATTACGATGCTTGCTATTCTTTCCGTGGTAGTTTTAATCGTTATAATGAATACCTTGGTGGTTGCCGTTATGCAAAGAAGTTCCGAAATAGGAACAATGAGGGCTATAGGTGCTAAAAAAGGCTTTGTAAGAAAGATATTTTTTGCGGAATCGTTTTTTATGTCCTGCGTAGGAGTTCTTATAGGTTTGGTTCTTGCTCTTATCGGAGCCGCCGTAGTTAATGCTTTTAATATCAGGGTTGGAGAGATCCTTGCAGCTATGTTCGGCGGAAAGCAAATAAGAGTAAGTATTTCTGCCGTTTCTGCTCTTTGGACAATGGCTGCAATGCTTTTAGCAGGTCTTGCCGCAAACTGGTATCCTGTAAGGCTTGCCTTAAAGATAAGTCCTCTTGAAGCAATCAACCGTTAAAAAAAGGAAAAATAGATTATGAATATATCAAAAATAGCGTTTAGGAATTTAAACAGACAAAAAAGGCGAAGCATTCTTTTGGTTTTTGCAATAGCGTTTGCTTTCTTTGTCGTTATCTTTATGGACGGCATGACTTCCGGAGCCTTAAACAGCATGGCTGGCGAAATTTCAAAAATTGTAGGCGGCCATGTTTATATAATCGGTTCAAAAAAGGCTGCAGATAAAAATGCCGATGACCCTGCTCAAGTTTATATGAATGCCGAAGATATTGCTTTAGTAGAAAAAACCGTAAAAGAATTGGGTATCGATACCGTGTACATCATAAAAAGAAGCCGCTCATCGGGTAAACTCATCTTTGAAGGAAAAGAGGTTACCTCTCAAATTGACGGCTGCAAATTTGATGAAGAAAAAATTTTGCATGACAGTATTCTTTTTAAAGAAGGAAGCTGGGAAGCCATGAAAAAAGAAAATGCGATTCTTCTTTCCGAATCGGTAGCCCAAAGCTTAAATGTAGGTTTACACGACATAGTTTTATTTGAAACCAAGACCTCGAAAGGACAGCTTACCGTTATTGAACTTCAAGTAGAAGGCATTGCAGTAAACCGCTCTCCGTTCGGCGGAATCACAAATTACATCAATTTTGATTATTTACAAAAAGTTACGGAGCTTGAAAAAGGAAGCATAGAAGTATATTCCCTTTTCTTAAAAAATCCTGACATGCAGGAAGCTTATGCTCAGATGCTCGAAAAAAAATTCGGAGAAGCAGGCCCGGCTACAAGCAGAGCTCTTGCACGACAAATTAGTCCTTCACAGCCTGCAAACAATGTACTTAAACAGCTTGAAGAAGGAAAGTGGGAAGGAACAAAATTCGGTGTAGCTTCTTTTTATGATTTTGCACCGCAAATGGTTACCCTGATGAATACCTTAAACGGTATAAGTTTCGGCGTTTTGGTTGTGCTTTTGGTTATTACGATGATCGGTATTTCAAACACCTTTAAAATTATCGTACATGAAAGAAGGGGTGAAGTCGGAACCATGCGCTCTTGCGGTATTATGAGAAGACACGTAAGACATCTTTTCCTTGCAGAAGCTTCATTTTTGTCCTTGTTTGGAGCCGTATGCGGCTTTGTCCTTGCGGTTATCGTAATGCAGGTTATATCCTTTATTCCGATTGCCTCGGATTCTCCCTTTTCGGTCTTCACCAAAAACGGATACTTTACATGGAACTTATCGGTACTTTTGGTTTTATTAAAGTTTGCGATAATGTTGGGCTTAACCCTGCTCACGGTAAGGGGCTCAGCTTCAAGAGCCGCTAATATGATTCCTGCCGAAGCGCTTAGGTCAGGAAAATAATTTAAGGAAGTTTTTATAGGAGAGTTTATGAACAAGAAATTTTTGATTGTGCTCATTGCTTTTTTTGTAAGCATGGCGGCATTTGCTGAGGTTCCTTCGACGGAGGAAATGTATAAGATTATGGACAAGGTTTTCGACAGGGGGAATTTTGAAAAAGATTTTACCAGCACTCTCACGCTGATTGTCGAAAAACCTAATCAACCTAAGGAGGTTGTTCAGTTTAAACTTTTCAGGCGTGATAAGAAAGACCAAACAACTCTTATTCAGCTTGCACCTGAAGCAGATAAGGGAAACGGTTATCTGCAAGAAAAAGATAACCTTTGGTTTTATGACCCGATTGCTCACCAGTTTACTCATTCTTCGCTTAAAAAAAATTTGGCAAACAGCGATACAAAATTATCGGATGTAAATAAAAAGTCCGAGTTTAGGCAGGCTTGGGAAATTCTTAAAATTGAAGAAGCTAAGATCGGTAAGTATGAAGTTTATGCGGTAACGGCTAAGGCTTTGCAAAAAGATGCAGCTTATGCCCAAGAAAAATTCTTTGTGCGAAAAGATGAACACCTTATTTTAAAAACAGAAAGTTACGGTGCAAGCGGAAAACACATGAGAACTACACTTATACCCAAGTATGCAAAGGTTGAAGGATTACCTCTTCCAGTTCATCAAATCTATATAAATGAACTTATAAAGGGAGAAAAAACAACGCAGATATTTCAAGATTTTAGCACTGCAAGAATTGATGATGTAGTTTTTACAAAGGCTTATTTGGAGAAGATAAACTAATATGAAAAAAATTATAATTTTTATTTTTGCCTTTCTTCCATTTTTTGTATTTGCACAAGAAAACTCCACAAATTTGGAAGATGAGCTTTTCGGCGGAGATGAAGATACTATCATCTCTGCTGAGGAAGCCCGCTCCGACAATAAGAGTGATTTTAAGTTTAAGGCCGATCTTGAAAAAGCAAGCCTGACTCTTGAAGCAAAAAAGTTGCGGATAGGCGGAAGTTTGGGTTCTTCGATGGGAATAAATTATGCTTGGGAAGATCCTTATTCAAAGAAAGATGATTACATGAAATCTTTTAAAGACGGAAAAGGTACTTTTAATACCGCCTTAAACGGAAGTCTCTTTTTTGATGCCCGCCCTGTCGAAGACTTAAAGCTCTACGGAAAATTTATTTTCGGATTTCCTTTTGAGAAGAGTTTATCGGGAGCTCTTACGATTCCGAAGAATACATTTTTTAATGCTAATGATATAATAGCTCCCATAAGTGTAAATGGGGCAGTAAACATCAAAATACAAGAACTTTACACGGATTTTTCCGCCAAAGATATTGCCTTTTTCCGTTTCGGAAAACATGCGGTAAAATGGGGAACGGGTTATTTTTATAGCCCTGCCGACGTTATAAATATTTCGAGAATCGATCCTGAAGATCCCACAGCCGACAGGGAAGGGGGGCTTTCATTAAGAACCCACATAATTATTCCTAAAACCCAGCACAATATCTGGCTCTACCTATTGCCTCCAGGGCAAGGAGACGGCTTTGATCCCAAATACACGGCAGGAGCTGCAAAGGGCGAGTTTGTTATCGGAAACTGGGAGTTGGGTGTCGGCGGCTGGTACAAATACGAAAAGGCGCCCCGGCTTGTTGCGACCTTTTCAGGCAGCATAGCAGGAAAGGTTGCCGTCTTCGGCGAAGGCGTTTTTGCCTGGGGAAGCGACTATACCTATTATAAGACCGATATGAGTCCCTATACCGAAAAAAATAAGCCCTTTTTTCAGGCTACCCTCGGCGGTTCTTACTCAAATGATGACACACACACAAGCATAGCCTTGCAATATTTTTACAACGGCTTCGGCTATTCAAATACGGATGCAGCTGTAAATATTTTGGATCAAGCAAAAAATCCTGCTTTGCTGTTTAATGCTGCATTTAGGGAAAAGGTACAAAATATCTCAGCTATGGGGAATATCGGTCAACACTACATTGCATTTACCATAAGCCAAAATAAACTCGGTACCGATAAGTTGAGCTTAAGCCTTTTTCAGCAATTTGCAATATCGGAACTTGAAGGCTTTTCAAAACTCACTCTCAATTGGAAAATATATAAATTTGCAAGTATGAGCACAGGCCCTTCTTTTAGCTATCCCTTGAGTTCTAAGTCAAAGACAAAGGGGGGAATAGGGTATACCTTATCATTCCGCCTAGGCGGCGGCACCTTCTAATCCGGCAATATGCGGCCGATGACTTTGTCGCTTCATAAAAATTAATCCTCGACGTATCAAAGATACGCCTCCGGTTAATTTTTATTCGCTTCGCGTCCTCGACTCGCCTCTTGCCGGATTAAGTCGAACAACCGCCACGGATGGCGGGTGGTTCCTTGCTTTGAGAGTTTTAGACGTAAGTCTAAAACTCTAAGATGAACAATGTACACGGATGTACATTGTTCATCAAGTATCTGCTCCCTCTATTTACGGCTTGGCTGTGTATTATCCGCCATGGATGGCTGGAGGTTCCAAACTTCGAGAGTTTGCGCTTGCCGCAAACTCTGAGATGAAAAATATGCATGGATGCACATTTTTCATCGAAATACTTGCATAATCCATAGAAATGTGCGATAATTAACCCGCATATGAGAAAATAGCTGCTTATAGTATGTTTCGGCTGCATGATGTAGGCTTTTTCTTACAATGGTTTATGTTCAGGCTGTTAAACTTATAGAAATTGAACAGTCATGCATAAATTTTTTGCTTAGGGTTATTTAGCGGTTTATCAATCGTCATAATATACCATGGGAAAGGTGTGCGGTAAAACTGTGTATTGTGCAGTTTTAAGGAGGAGTGTATGTTTGTTGAAATACGGCCTTATGAAAATAAGGCTTTGTCGGTAAATTTTAAAGCTCAAGGAGAGGATTTTTCTAAGGTGCTCCAAGCAATAAAAAAAGTGCCGGGAAGGGCTTGGTTGCCGGAACAACGGTTTTGGATTATCCCTGCCGATCGTAATTCTTGTGACATTTTGTTAAATAATCTTTATTATAACGGAATCTGTATGGCAGATTCAAGGTTTACCGGTAAAAATCATACTTCTAACTATGCTGATGCTTTTAATACTGAAACTATTGGGGAAAATGATAGTCCGGCCTCAACTTATCTTAAATCTATTCTACAAAAGCTGGATGAAGTTATTGCTGCCAAACATTACAGCAAGCGCACAGAAGAGGCTTATAGCTATTGGATAAGCCGCTTTATTAGCGAAAATAAGGATAAAAATCTTAAAGCTCTTTCCGATGATGAAATAAATTCTTTTGTTAGCCGTCTTGCAGTAAAAGAAAAGACCGCTGCTTCAAGCCAAAATCAGGCTCTTGCCGCTATTTTGTTTCTATACAAAAATATATTGGGCTTAACTATAAATACTCCTGAAAATATAGTCCGTGCAAAAAAGCCTAAAAAGCTTCCCACTGTGATGAGCCGGGAGGAAACTGCAAAGATATTTTCTATTTTGCCTGACAATGATTATAGTCTTTGTATATGCCTACTGTACGGAACCGGAATGCGGCTGATGGAAGCCCTGCGGCTAAGGGTGCAGGATATAGACTTTGATAAAAACGAGATTACCGTACATGACGGAAAGGGGGCGAAAGGCCGTAAAACTATGTTGCCGGTTTCCCTTAAATTTCCGCTTCAAAAGCATTTGGAAAAGGTACGCCTGATCCATGAAGCGGATTGCAAGGATGGTTTCGGCTCGGTGCCTCTTCCTTTTTCTCTTGCAAAAAAATATCCCAATGCCGGTAAAACTTGGGCCTGGCAGTGGGTGTTTCCCCAAGCACGCCGCTGGCGGAATAAGGAAACGGGCGAGCAGGGAAGGCATCATATCGACCCTTCCGTTATTCAGCGCACCCTGCATGAAGCTGTTTTAAAGTCAGGCATCCCTAAGCCGATAGGCTGTCACACCTTCCGCCACTCGTTTGCAACGCATCTTTTGGAAGCCGGTTACGATATCCGCACGATCCAAGAACTTCTCGGCCACAGCGATGTTAAAACCACCATGGTTTATACACACGTCCTAAACCGAGGCAGTCTGGGAGTGCAAAGCCCCATAGACAGGATGTGAATTTGTTTATTTATTTATTTAGTGAAGATAGGCCTAATCTGCCGATGGAGTTTTATACGCTTGGTTATTATGGTAGAAAAAGCTTATTTTTGTTTTGCGGCAGTTTAGATTGAAAATTATTGGGTTTTATGATATAGTGAGGAAGGGTCGAAGGAATGTTAGGTTGACAAGCTAACCGCTTGCGGAAAGACTTGTACTTAATCTGCAAATATATTAATTTGTATAGAAATTTATATATTAATAAAGTCTAAAACTGAAAATATAATTCTTAGATTTGCTAAGAATGAAAACAGCTTAATATATGCTAAAATAAAAAGTTAGCTATGGAGTTTATTTGAAATTTGTTAAATAAATAAAAGTTTCGTTTTTCATAATTTAAGCATATGCTTGACAATATATCCTTATAAATATATACTTTTGATAGGGATATTTTATGGGTAAAACTGTTATAAGTGAAAATCGTCGTTTTGAATGGGATGAAGAAAAGAATGAAATCAACTGTAAAAAACATGGTTTCGGGTTTGAAGAGATAACGGATGTCTTTGATGATCCATATTTTCTTGTCCGATATGATAAAAATCATTCTGTTGATGAAGAAAGATGGAATGGTATAGGTTGTATAAATGGAATGTTGGTTCTTGTAACTACTTTTACGGAACGTGAACGAATTAGAATTATTTCAGCTCAAAGAGCAGATAATGATTTGAAGGAGGTCTATTATGATTACATCAAAAAAATTAACGGCTGAACGAATTGCAGAAATTGAGAAATTCCCTATTACCTATGATGAAGATTCTCCGAAATTCTCAAAGGAAGAATTACAGGAATTTGTTCCGTATCATAAAGAGTATTTCGACATAACACCAAAAAAGGTATCAATTTCATTTAAAATTGATGCTGATATTCTTGCAATGATGAAGGCAACTGGTAAAGGTTATCAGACAAGAATAAACAAATGTCTTAGAGATGCTGTTTTCGAAGGTAGATTTTAACCTAACACCCGCTTCAACCTGACATTGCGGACAAGCCGCAAATGCAGGTTAAGCGAATGTTATACGGATGCCTACGGCACTATAAACTGTAACTTTGAAAAAATGGTGTGTGTTTTTTGTAAATTAAAGCGTAATAGCCAAATTAAAAGCTTAGGTTCTTTTGAATAAAGTTTTGTTTTATTATAATATCTACTTTGATAAGTAAAAATAAGCTTTTATCTAAGTATTTAAAACTCATTAAGGAAATCGATGAATAAAAGTCCTTCGGACGGTCTGGTATTTATAATAATTAACTTGTTAAGGAAAATGAGCTTTTATCTTAGTATTTTATAACTCGCTAAGGAAATCAATAAATAAAAGTCCTTCGGACGGTCATGTAATTATAATAATTAACTTGTTAAGGAAAATAGAATTTTATTTTTTGTATTTTAAAATTATATGAAAATATTAAAAATAAAGTTTATTTATAATATAAAGCGGTTAAGTTGTATAAAATTTTAGTATTATAGTTAAATTTTTATTTTTTTAAATTTAGTAATTAAAAGCGGGGTAGTAAAAAAAATAAAGTCTTATTGTTAAGAATAAGTTTATGATTTTAAGATAAATACTATTTATAAAAGATTAGTTTTGTAAATAATATAGAATTATAGTTAAATTATATAGTTTATAATATATGCTTTAAGTAATGTAAAAGTTGAATATGCAAATTATAAAGCTTTATAGTAAAATTTTAAGTTTTTATTTATTGAATGTAGTAATAAAAAGCAAAATAAGGCAAGATTAAAAGCTTAATTGTTAATATAAGCGGTTGAGTTAAAATAAGAGCGTATAACACCCGCTTCAACCTGACATTGCGGACGGAGCCGCAAATGCAGGTCAAGCGAATGTTAGATGGATGCCTAACGGCACAATTAACTGCAACTTTGAAAAAGTAGTGTGTATTTTTTTGTAAATTAAAGCGTAAAACCCAAGTTAAAAGCTTAGGTTCTTTGAATAAAGTTTTGTTTTATTATAATATCTATTTTGATAAGGAAAAATAAACTTTCATCTGAGGATTTTTAAACTCGTTAAGGAAATCAACAAAATAAAAGTCTTTCGGACGGTCTGTGTTTATAATAATTATTTTCTAAGGAAAATTAAAATTTATCTAAGTATTTTAAACTCGTTAAGGAAATCGACGATTTAAAAGTCCTTCGGACGGGCGTGGTAATTATAATAATTATTTGCTAAGTAAAATAAAATTTTAGCTTTATAGTAAAATTATTGATTTTTTTAAATTTAACGATGAAAAGCTGTATAGGTTAAAAAATAAAGTTTTATTGTTAAGAATAAGTTATAATTTTAAGATAATATTATTTATAAAAGATTAGTTTTGTAAATAATATAGAATTATAGTTAAAATAATAGTTTTTAATATATGCGTTAAGTAATATGAAAGTTATATATGCAAATAATAAAGCTTTATAGTAAAATTTTAAGTTTTTATTTATTAAATATTGTAATAAAAAGCAAAATAGTATAAAATTAAAAGCATAATTGTTAATATAAGCAGGATAGGTAAAATAAAATCATCTAACACTCGCTTCAACCTGACATTGCGGACAAGCCGCAAATGCAGGTTAAGCGGTAGTTAGGACGACACGCCTTTGGCGTGCGATGTTTTGGAGGAAATATATGAAATTAGATGGATTTGGTGTTTTTGTAAAAGATATGCCGACAATGGTTCGTTTTTACAGAGATGTATTGGGATTTGAAATCAAAGAGGCAGAAGATGCTTCAAATGTGTTTCTTGAAAAAGACGGTACACTGTTTCTATTTTACAGACGCTCAGATTTTGAAAATATGACTTCTACAAAATTCAATTATGCAGAAAAGATAAATGGGCATTTTGAAATTGCTTTAGGTGTAGAAAATTTTGCGGCAGTTGATAAAGCGTATAATGAAATAGTTGCAAAGGGCGGAAAATCCGTAATGCCACCTACAACAGAGCCTTGGGGACAGCGAACCTGCTATATTGCCGACCCCGAAGGAAATCTTGTGGAAATTGGTTCTTTTGTGAAAGAATAAGTAATATTTTTTCAGCAAGTTCGTATTGCTAAAAAATGAATTGAACTTTGGGGCGAAGCTATAGGCTGTTGTATTTTAAGTTTTTAGGAAATTAAAAAACATTTTCTTATAGAAAAGAAAAATATATAAATAACAAGTTGCTTTATGCCTCTAAAAGGAGGATAATAAGTAATGGCTTCTAGTAAAGATTACTTGGATTTTATGCTTGACCAGCTTTCTGATTTGGAAGATATAACTTTTCGACAGATGATGGGAGAGTATATAATTTATTATAGGGGTAAAATCATCGGCGGAATCTATGATAATCGCTTTCTTGTAAAACCTACAAAATCAGTATTGGAAAAAATGCCCAAGGCTCAGTATGAAGTGCCGTATGATGGTGCAAAGGAAATGATTTTAGTTGAAGAGCTAGATAACCGTGAATTTCTTAGGGAATTGATTTTTGCGATGTATGGGGAACTGCCGGAACAAAAGAGAAAAAGATCCTAACACTCGCTTCAACCTGACATTGCGGACGAGCCGCAAATGCAGGTCAAGCGAATGTTAGATTGACCTGCCTAAAGGCAGGCAGGTAATGGAACCAATCAAAACATTCCTTCGACAAAAAATAAAATGATTGCAGTAAAAAAGGATACTGCAAGAAGGAAGGATTAAAGATGAAACAGAAAAAAATAGTTTCAATGATTGGAACGCTTATATTAGCACTGATAAGCGTTGTATTAGTTGTTGGCTGCTCAACAGTAAGACCTATAGAAACAACAGCACAATTTCCAGCTGATGGAAGTAAGTATGTTATATTAGGTAGAGTAGAGTATAAAGGTAAATTGTCAGGATCCGGAGGTGGATACACAAAATTGCTTGAAGTTGCAAAAGAAATGTATCCTAAGGCTGATGATGTTGTTAATGTAGTCATTGATGGACGAGGAAAGAAAGGTAATTATGATTACATAATTCTTTCAGGTATAGCAATTGACTATGTTGAAGTAAAGTAGAATATTCATAGGAATAAAAAAGTAGTTTACATATAAAAGTTCCATAAAACGTGTAAACTACTTTTTAGCTATGTATTTAAAAATAATTTAGTAAAGAAATCTAACACTCGCTTCAACCTGACATTGCGGAGGAACCGCAAATGCAGGTTAAGCGAATGTTAGGTTGACCTGCCTAAAGGCAGGCAGGTGCGGAACCGACCTATAACATTTATTTCGATCTAAAAATAAATTTATAGGAGATTGTGATGGAGAAAGAAGATGATAAACTTGCTGAAAAACTTGCAGCAGGTACTGGAGCCGCATTGGGTGCTGGAGGTGCAATAGCAGGAGCTGGGGCTGCAATCACGGCAGCAGGTACTGGAGCAGGAGCAGCTGCAATAACATCAGGATTAGCTGCAGTAGGCGGTTCAATGTTGGGAGGAATTGCTCTTGTTGCGGCTGCCCCCGTAGCAGCTGCAGTTGGATTAGGAGCTGCAGGGTATGGAATTGCGAAATCCATAAAAAATAAAAAGAAATTGGAAGAGGAAAACAGAAAACTTAGAGAAGAACTCTCTAAAAGATAAGGTCATAGTTAAAAACTCAGGTTAGATTTTTACAGATGACTAGTGGGTATTTTATCAGCTTTTATTTATAAATGGCATATAAAATATGTAGTAAATTAAACCAAAGTGCAACCTTTAAAAAC
It encodes:
- a CDS encoding integron integrase; translated protein: MFVEIRPYENKALSVNFKAQGEDFSKVLQAIKKVPGRAWLPEQRFWIIPADRNSCDILLNNLYYNGICMADSRFTGKNHTSNYADAFNTETIGENDSPASTYLKSILQKLDEVIAAKHYSKRTEEAYSYWISRFISENKDKNLKALSDDEINSFVSRLAVKEKTAASSQNQALAAILFLYKNILGLTINTPENIVRAKKPKKLPTVMSREETAKIFSILPDNDYSLCICLLYGTGMRLMEALRLRVQDIDFDKNEITVHDGKGAKGRKTMLPVSLKFPLQKHLEKVRLIHEADCKDGFGSVPLPFSLAKKYPNAGKTWAWQWVFPQARRWRNKETGEQGRHHIDPSVIQRTLHEAVLKSGIPKPIGCHTFRHSFATHLLEAGYDIRTIQELLGHSDVKTTMVYTHVLNRGSLGVQSPIDRM
- a CDS encoding BrnT family toxin, yielding MGKTVISENRRFEWDEEKNEINCKKHGFGFEEITDVFDDPYFLVRYDKNHSVDEERWNGIGCINGMLVLVTTFTERERIRIISAQRADNDLKEVYYDYIKKING
- a CDS encoding BrnA antitoxin family protein, whose translation is MITSKKLTAERIAEIEKFPITYDEDSPKFSKEELQEFVPYHKEYFDITPKKVSISFKIDADILAMMKATGKGYQTRINKCLRDAVFEGRF
- a CDS encoding VOC family protein, with translation MKLDGFGVFVKDMPTMVRFYRDVLGFEIKEAEDASNVFLEKDGTLFLFYRRSDFENMTSTKFNYAEKINGHFEIALGVENFAAVDKAYNEIVAKGGKSVMPPTTEPWGQRTCYIADPEGNLVEIGSFVKE
- a CDS encoding TfoX/Sxy family protein produces the protein MASSKDYLDFMLDQLSDLEDITFRQMMGEYIIYYRGKIIGGIYDNRFLVKPTKSVLEKMPKAQYEVPYDGAKEMILVEELDNREFLRELIFAMYGELPEQKRKRS